AACGCCCTCCGCTCCGGGGCTCGTCCCCCAAACAAGGCGGCCTCAGATATGCTACGCTTGTCCCTACTACATGGTTCCAGATTGTTGGCGCTCATTAGCCTCCGTCAACCTGTGTATGTTGTGAAAATTATCCCAAAACGGGCGACACAGGTCGTCAGCACCCTGTTGGCCTGCGGCGCCACAGATTACCGCGGGTCATTAGTGGATTGGAGGGCGCGACGGGACTGGCCGGGGCATCGCTGAGAGAATACGCAAAGGTCTCTGCAGACTGTCATCTCATACAAGAAGCGGCATTCAATTTCCCGCGCCACAGAAAAAAGCAACTCCATTCACATTAAAGTGTCTTGGCGCGCTACTCTGCGACTCCCGATCCACGAGAGACAGGACGCCGGTGGTCACGACCTGCGGCCAACTGGAGGAGCACGTAGAGGATACTCATATTTCCCGTTCCTCACGCACACACGACAATAATTAGGGTCCAGGGGCCTAGTGATACATGAGGACggagagaagagatagaagggagggaggagaggccgTAAGAAgtcagaggagggagggaggaggccaGGGAAAGATGAACGTCGGGGAGGAGAGACGATGACGACGCTGACAGCCCCGCCCGGCATATTACGAGACTAATGGAGGTGATGGCGGGTGGTGAGTGACGGTCGACCCGCCGCCGGGATAAGCTCGGTCATTAAGTTCTTCTGATAACCGACGCCCTCATACCTCACTCCTGCACTGCccactggaggaggaaggaggaggagaaggaggaagtgaaaggaaaggaaaaggaaaggaagaaaaagatctgctttcatgaataataacaatatcaacaataataaaactaagAGAGATtatactagtagcagtagtagtagtagtagtactagtagtagtagtagtagtagtagtagtagtagtagtagtagtagtagtagtagtagtagtagtagaagttgtagatagtagtagtagtagtagtagtaatgatgatgatgatgatgatgatgatgatgatgatgatgataataataaactaaagataataacaacaacaacaatattgataataataaagacaattAAATAAACCTACAAACAAAAACcaaccagataaaaaaaatactgttaaactaaatgacagaaaaatacagatacacaaaacaaaaacaaaaaaatttttatacCCAAACcaccattaataaaaaaataaaaccctaACGAAAGAATGAGAccgattttcttttatttttctattttttcacccagtgttttctttctcccgtaCCTTTCATCCCAGGTGTGCGTGGGAGGGTTGTGGGAGTGTGTCACAGCAAACAGcaaaggtgatggtgatagcgACCCactatcccaccaccaccaccacatgcacTCTCCCGTCCCGCTGGCGCCTCTATCTGTCCCTGCCTGAGGAGCTGTGGTCCCGCCTTGCCCTATCGCCGCGCCGCCAGGTGCTAACAGTCGCCTAATGCAAAACACCTGTCCACCGTGTCGCCTATCAGCCAATTAGCATCCGAGAGGCAGGAGGCGGGGGATAATCATTTACGTCAAGGTGCGTCGCGACACTCTCCCACCTGCATTGTGATAATTAGCAGGACAATCAAGGTGGAGGGAATATACGTAGCCTCGCGCCACGATAAAAACCAaccaggaaaaatatataattgggAAAATGTGGATGCgacagtgtttgtgtgttttgtgtgtgtatgtgtgtgtgtgtgtgtgtgtgtgtgtgtgtgtgtgtgtgtgtgtgtgtgtgtgtgtgtgtgtgtgtgtgtgtgtgtgtgtgtgtacgagtggATAAACGtatatatttacttaattattgGGGAAATTTTGTTTAGAAGGTTCGGTCTTTACTTCTGTTGTAAACACGCCAAATAAATTAAGAATGAGGGAGGACCTGAagttggaaataaaaaaaaaaagaaaaaaaaaagaaaaaacattacgagcaCAACTGATTAATGGAACTTACAATTATGATGAAaacattatcatttattattattttattattattattattattattattattattattattattattattattattattattattactttcatcacaaTCATAAttaaccatcattatcatcgctaATATAAACACCTAACACAATGAAGCAAAACTCATCATGCCGCACCTTTTAAAATCATAAATCAATCAAACAACAGCGCTAATAACACCAACATCAATGAGGGAAGAAATACAAACATACCAAACGTACATTACCGACACTTTACTTATTCccagtctttctttccttctctgctcATTCCCCAGctaccacacacatacacacacacacacacacacacagagacacacgaGGCCTATCTATCACCAAGCGAACCCACGCCACACCTCCTCTAGGTAGAAGTTGATCGTAGAAGTTGATCAACAGTCCACATCGCCTCCCAGCCGCACACCGCCACAGCCGCGTAAGGACAGAAGCTCCACCGCAGGACCTCGCCAGCCCCTCCCCCGGTCGCCAAGCCCCGTAATTACCGCACAGGTGGAGCAATTACAATTTGTCCTGCCGGGTAATGCAGTGTAGTCCAATTTCTGTGATGAACCAAATTGTGGGTTGCCTCGGGTGGTGATTATGAGATCTGTGAGTGATTACCTTCTCGTCTGGTGCGGCGGGAGCTGACGACGATGACCAAGGCTTATATCCCGACCAGATCCCCCGTGAGCAGtctccagcctccctctctctctctctctctctctctctctcctctctctctctctctctctctctctctctctctctctctctctctctgtcacgaatgggttttttcttttttttatctttttactcctgtttttatttcactctcTTCTCTGCTTGTCTCCCCACTTTCGcagcttttcttctttcaacctTCCTCTTCaacctcctcttctattccttcttcttcttcctattcttttacttctttctcctctttctcctcctcctcctcctcctcctcctcctcctacttcttcatattcttccatTTCGTTTCCAATTTAAGTCAGGAAATGCCTCGGGCCAGGAGACATGACTTGCGGAGGCTGAGGCGGGACTGACCCTTCCTCTCGACGCCAGTAACTCACAAATAACATCacccaggaaagaaaagacacacCTAACTTAAGTGGAAATATCTTCACGGGACATCACTAATTGCAGAcgatctcttttctctcctcgtctTTACACTCTGTCATTTTCGTGTTGCTGTTTTGTGTACGGACCAGATACGCCGCCAGATACGTTAACTCAGGCTCAGGAAATAGCATCGGCGCCACCTGTCTCGTGTGACGCTGCTGCCTCTGCCTCTGCTGCTGCACCTGTCCCGTCCGTCCATCCGCGGAGGTCAGATACCTGCAGCTTCCTTGGAGAAACACTCCCCTCGGGAATTCGgacaggtttctctctctctctctctctctctctctctctctctctctctctctctctctctctctctctctctctctctctctcatgcatttaTTATGACATTTTTTCGTCTGCTAAGTTCGTATGGATGTCAGCTTTTCAGAtttacctctttttcttcccgcAGTCCTGAGCAATACtagaataaaagagggaaaaaaagagatccTGCCAAAAATTTAAGGATTCTAAACATCTGAGCCCCTCACAAAGACCATTTCAAAAGGCCACGGCTTTTATGAtgccttttcttcattactggTGTTACTGGTGCAGAATCCTTtttaaaccatcactagaatatTGCAAACATCACTAAAGATCCAGGTAACTTCCAATAAagtctgttaaaagtagtcaagatGGGATGCAGAGGCGTCTGGGAGCAAAGAGGCACAAGTAAAACAGAAGCAACCAAAGAATGACAGTACAGCAACGTGAGCAAGATACGAGACAAGCTTACTTCCTCTGCACTAAAAAAAATCCAAACTCAGGTGTACCGACACGGATCAGGATATCTAGGGATGGGCGCCGATAACCGTAGAAACGAGGAATTAATGTAGCACTTATCATAATACCTATGTAATTACCTTTATGTGGCGTAAAACACTCGCACATGAATCTCTCCCGCATCCCCTGTTATGCTTCTCATCTAAAAATTGCCTCttcatgcactctctctctctctctctctctctctctctctctctctctctctctctctctctctctctctctctctctctctctctcaaggactactttcaaaggcagCAGAGATGATTACCCGGGCTCCCATTGGTGTTTTCCTATTGGTGATGCAGAATGTTAAACTCCCACCAGAAACACAAACATTCTTGCAAGCCCTCACAACATCCACTGCCGCGTGTAATAAGCGGTCAAAGATAAAAGCCCCGAAAAGCTGAAGAATATAGGCCTCTTCTTTTCCGCGGACGCATCCAAGCTTGTCAtgtccagcagcagcagcagcgtgatCCAGCGTCTGGCGCACCACACCCTCACCCGCACGACGTGACTCTTCCTCCCGAGAAACCCGaaagaagagtgagaaaaaaaaaaaagaaaagaaagcacaaagaaagagaatgaatatCTAAAGACCGAATAAGGCTAGAGGTGCATTcactaaaaaggaagacaaggaaagaaaagaagctaTTCTCGTCCCCGGCCACCACTTTCTAAAGGCGTGTTTCATGGACTTAAGTCATATTCAATTAAAATCCGCTTAACCTTTCAGTGCTAGTTTTTGTGCGGATATTTGCATGAACGACCACGGCTTGTGTTCCATTCCTCCCCAAACCCTGCGTCCCTCCCCCATGCCTTACTTCCCGCCTTtccacccctcccctctcttctcctctcctctcctctcccctctcatcacCGTCCGCGTCACCGAGTAAGCTACACCCCAGCGGCCACGAAAGCAAGGATACACTTAGCACACCATTCCACGTCAGGGGATGATGTATGAAGCGCCTCATTTGCATACACGCACCACCCTCGCTGCTGCTTTGGTGAAATCTCAGAAGAAATGTTGGCGTTTTTTCCCTCCCTACGAGTATTTGGTGCTCCCGTGGCCACgacgcctgagagagagagagagagagagagagagagagagagagagagagagagagagagagagagagagagagagagagagagagagagagaaagaggaacgcAAGAATGATGAATTTACAAATATCTCACTTATCACCCGTTACCTGAAATACAAGTCACAAGgtgttcatgagagagagagagagagagagagagagagagagagagagagagagagagagagtccacccTTACACCTGCATCACTCTGGTCTTGGTAAGCATCGttgtaaacagacagacgctcAACTGGTGTGATCCTCCCATCAAGACGCATGATAGAAGATTCTCTTTGtctacctttcttttccctccttcactcctttcctctctctctcccgctcatttttctcctatcctttaccttccatccatcccttccttccaccctgtACCTCTTTCTCATTAACACCAAGCAAATTATCCCTCCCCCTTCAAGAAGAGCCAAGACTCTCCCCCCCAGGATTTAATACTTAGGTCAAACATCTGTAACTGGTACTCCATATCCCCTTCAGTGCCTCATTAATACTCCTTCCGTTGCCAGTCGTGTAGACGTTACTCGCATATGCATAGATACCCAAATGACTGAATAAAAAGCGTTAGCAGACAAATACCTTCTCCCCTCAAAAGGATcgaggggaaggcagggagcGAAATGAAGGGATGGAATTGCGGTAacactgcaaaggatgggagtcacagaggaagatgcaacgGACAAAAACAACTGGTGGAAACTCGTGTTGGCGCCAAACCCTGAGTAGCAGatcagatagataaataaacgccGTGGTGAAATTTAAAGAATGAAAGTTTGTTAGAATGCTTGCGGAAACACGAACCAGAATAGTTGTTACAACTTCTTCTACTTGTAtttaccactgctactactactactactactactactactactactactactgctactactactagtactactataactactgctgctgctatgctgctgctgttgctgctattactactagttgtagtactagtgatagtagtaataataaataactgtaatggtaataataataataataataataataataataataataagaagaagaagaagaagaaagaagaagaagaagaagaagaagaagaagaagaagaagaagaagaagaagaagaagaagaagaagaagaagaagaagaagaagaagaagaagaagaagaagaagaagaagaagaagaagaagaagaagaagaagaagaaagaagaagaagaagaagaagaagaagaagaagaagaagaagaagaagaagaagaagaagaagaagaagaagaagaagaagaagaagaagaaaagaagaagaagaagaagaagaagaagaagaagaagaagaagaagaagaagaagaagaagaagaagaagaagaagaagaagaagaagaagaagaagaagaagaagaagaagaagaagaagaagaagaagaagaagaagaagaaaaataagaaaacttgtGCTTCTTAtattggaaaaataaatatgctggtctctctctctctctctctctctctctctctctctctctctctctctctctctctctctctctctctctgacccttcTCATCTAGACAAGGACTAACCACACCTGCTTCTTTGTTAGTCCTTTTGCAcctgctctcctcctcatcctcctcctcgtcttcctcctcccagtccTCCGTGTAGTTCCACCTGCCAGGAGTCGCCGTCACACCTGCTGGCGCACCTGACAGGCCGCGGCCAGTATCTTTGGGTGGTGTCAGGTGAGGGTCCCACATCATCTCTCATTCTTAATTGGCCGCTCTCTTTGGCGCTTTACCGTATTTCATCCAATTATTGGCTATCAGTTTTCTCCCCCGCGGCACCGCCCCTCacacccccttcccctcattAGCCTCACTCACAAGCCGCCCGCCtcatggaaaaaaatagtgaaagtgctctttttccttcttttttctccgcTTGTATTGTGTTACTTTTCCGCCTTCTTATTATCCTTCCATAATATTAGTAtagttgttcttattttctttttcctactcctcctccttctactcctgcAAGACCTTCGGAAGACGCCCTTCAAGCCCTGTTACGATAAAAGTCCACGTCTTCGTCATTACTCGCTGCGCGACACCGGTTTATCGTCTTTTAATGACCCGCGTCGCCCAGGACCTCTGTGGGCGGTGGAACTTTGGGAATGTTTCGTCCGGTCATTAGTCGGCGGAGCGGCAGGTATTCGTCCGCCTCATTACGGCCGCTGCTGACGAGGCTCCCGCGTCTCCAAAGGCACTGTTTTCCCCTTCTTGGGCGAGGCTTAGCAGAGGGAGTCCCGCAGGTGATTCTTTCCCGCCGTGTTTCAGGACTTCAGGTGGTGATGCTCCGGTGtcttttctattctattttactGTTCATGAAAATTACTTATGTCTGCTGGCTGATTTCTCGTCTTGTTTTTTAAGctacaagtgttttttttaccaagCTTGTTTTGTAACattaaataaattatatttaatgttttgtcACAGGAAAATCAGCTTTTCCGTCTATTTTTTCAGATGGACAGCGCTACGATGGCTCTTCTTTAtgtgctccacacacacacacacacacacacacacacacacacacacacacacacacacacacacacacacacacacacacacacacacacacacacacacacatacacacacattcccttaaaaacaaaaaaattcctttcagagagagagagagagagagagagagagagagagagagagagagagagagagagagagagagagagagagagagagaagctatgTATGaacaaagcacaaaaaaagagaagcttagcaatgaaaatcaaatgcttttaaaaaaaaaaaggaaaagagactaAGAGGGGaagggttaggttaaattaggttatgttacgttaggttcggttaagttaggttaggttatattacgctaggttcggttaagttaggttatgactaattatgttatgttatgttatgtttggtcaggtcaggttagtttaggtaaggTCAAATAATGTTAGGCaaagttagggttaggttaggattaggttatgttacgtcAGGTTTAGTTAGATTGTTAGGTTAGtgtaggttagattacgttagattaagttaagttaggataggataggttagaatAGGATAGGTCAGCAGGAGTCGATCACTAGAGGGCGTGAACGGGACTTACCTGGAAAAATCTCAAGGTTCTTTTGTCAATTAGCGAGTCATCTGACGGAGACTGTTACCCGGCCCTGACTCACACGCCATTCCACGCCCACACAAGCACCCACGCCGCCACGCCATAGCTTCAcgtctcctccacacacacacacacacacacacacacacacacacacacacacaacgtcacTGCGCCCTCCTCACCACAGCCCACACTGCCGCCTCCGCCCACATGTTTCCCCAGCAGTGTATTCAGAAGCCCTATCACAATATTGGTTCTCAAATGGGTACAACACCTTATTTTCTGGCAACGCGACCGACCACCAATATCATCAAGATCTAGCTCAAGATCACCACTCCACCGAAAACAGCTGAAACGAAGCATCCCActtcccctcgcctcctcccactTTGCTCTATATAATTATTGATAAAACTGCAGTCCTCATCAGGGTTAAGGGACTCCTAATGATTCCTCACGTTAATGCAAATACAGAGGTTATGTTTACTACCGGGAGGAGCTACGGCTGCATGTCCCACTCCTGTGCCTCTGGtctgtctggtggtggtggtgcaagaggtggaaggagaaggTGGCGTGGTGGTAAGGCACTGGAACCCGACATTGTGAGGGAAATTACAGAGCCGCGTGTTGTGAGTCGGCCCTTATCTGGCGGCagggacggaaggaggaggggcacagaggaagggtggaggcaGGGTGGAGGAAGGTTACGGGAGAGGGAAGATCGGGAAGGGTCCGCTGCCAGGGCACAACATCTCCGGGAGTTATGAAATCAACAGGTCTTTAATCTGAACCAACCACTGATTCTGCCGCGCGATGTTCGCCGGGGATACATCACAGCCTCTCTTAACTATACCCATTTGCCtccttaataacacacacatttgcatATTAGGACAACTACCTCCTTGCGGTCTGGGGAATTTATGGGCGAAGCGGATTTACGATTCAACcattacattattaaaaattaCACAATGGCTCTGGGAATCACCACCTACGAAACTCCCCGCCCGAAGCCTGCGGCGAGGATCAGTAAAACCAGTGGCTTGTCTGGACAGCGCAGATGCCTTGATAACATGGATAAGACCACTGGCCGGCTAGGGATACCGCTCCGCAGGGTttgggcagggagggagagagggatggaagaaaagggCGTAGGAGGCAaggctggagggaggaaggtaggctagtggaggaggaggaggaggaggagaagagcttggagtgatggaggagaagccacagtaatgaggaggagggtatCTTACGCTGTTGTTAAGGGTGACCGATTCGATATGAGGGATGGGAACTCGACCTGACGGGGAGGAGGACGTTAGGAAGGTGGTACTTTGGCCCCTGGGAACGTGTAATgaacgggaggaggaaggacgtaAAGATATCCAATGTATGATCCGATAATCTGCGACAGGTAATGCAAAGTGCCACCTCGCTCCTCGGCCTGtgtgcggcggcggcgacggcggtggCGGCGTCCTCGGCACCGACCACACCATTCTGACCGCCACGCGAACCACTGTGGCACGAACCGTAACACAGGGAAAGGTACGTAATGATGCCGTCTTAATCTGCCTCATGAAACCTGAGGAACAttaccaccttcaccactacGCCATCATccccaccgccactaccaccgctgccatcaccactaacGACACCATCCTCACTGCCCCCACTGACATCATCACCTACGCACCATTACCAACATCATCACTAACGCCACCATCCTCACCATttctaccatcaccacccatgCACCACTATCATAACGGTACTACTGTATtaatcacatcaccaccaccatcaccacatacaTCACCACTAGTAtgtcaaacctaacctaacttaaccttatttCATCACCACCTACACAACAccactcatcatcaccaccactccagcTTC
This window of the Scylla paramamosain isolate STU-SP2022 chromosome 1, ASM3559412v1, whole genome shotgun sequence genome carries:
- the LOC135104434 gene encoding uncharacterized protein LOC135104434, producing MALGITTYETPRPKPAARISNAKCHLAPRPVCGGGDGGGGVLGTDHTILTATRTTVARTVTQGKVRNDAVLICLMKPEEHYHLHHYAIIPTATTTAAITTNDTILTAPTDIITYAPLPTSSLTPPSSPFLPSPPMHHYHNGTTVLITSPPPSPHTSPLASFRTCPKAPDGEAEPLTSLRTCRASHPPDLPPPPPSSRGPHASTGATPKKGLPTAIIRSRPATLRVGAGGEEGNRCIEPPPGPQAVSPAVHPPQLRAI